GTTCGGGCAGCACCCGGGTCGCGAAGTGGAAGGTCTTCCCCGTGCGCTGTTGGATGCGCTTGCTCCGGGCGATCTGGTCGTCGGCTACCATCGTCGCCCCGGCGCGTCCCGCACGACGTTTTCACTGTCCCGTCCTCGCATCTGAGTAGAATTCCTTACGACGGCCGACACCATAACAGTTGGTGCCGGTTCGGGCGTGCGGTTTCGGCCGATCTCGATCGGAATTTTCCCGCCGTGAGCCACGTCGCATTGCGCCCGCTCGGCGCGGCGGTCCCGACGGTGTCCCGGACGAGGCGGCGGTCAGCCGTAGAACGGGTCCGAACAGTCGAAGACGACGCCGTGTTGCGGACAGACGTACTCGCAGTGGCGGTGGACCATCGACGCCCCGCAGTAGGGACACGGGCGCGTCCGCTTCGTCGACTCCTCGGGTTCGCTCACGTTCGGGCCGTCGTGGCGCGACGACAAAGCGGTTCTGACCGTGCGGCGCCGTTCGACGGCGACAGCGTCCACCGCCCATCCGCCGGCGACCGTCCATCCGGCGACCGCGGCGCCGCCGGCGACCATCTCTTCGCCGCCCCGACGATAACCCCACCGTGCGCGTTTTACCGCTGGAAGCCCGTATACGCACGAATGACTCCACCTCGCGTCCGGCGCGTCGCGGTCGCGACCGCCTCCGGCGTCGCGGTCGCGGCGGGCACGTTCCTCGTCGCCGGCTTCTCGCCCCGGTGGGTCGTCGTCGCGATCGCCCAGACCGTGCTGCTCGCGCTCCCCGACGCGGTGCTGGCGGCCGGGATCCAGGGACTCGGGAGCACCGGTCAGCCGTTGCTGGTCGCCGGCTCCGCCGGGCTCGCGGTGGCGCTGTTCGGCGGGCTAGCGCTGTTCGCGCTCCGTCTCGGCCGGGTCGCCGACAGGGACCGTGCAGAGATAGTCTTCCTCGTCGGGGCGCTCCAGGCGCTCGCGGCGTTCCTCCTGGCGGTGAATCCGGCGGCGGCCGTCGTCGGGGGCGCGCTCGGCGCCGCGGCCGTCGGGCTGGCGGGCGCATCCGCGACCGGAACCGGGGAGGTCTCCCGGGCGCGACGCGGGCTGTTGCGGTCGGCGGGCGCCGCCGCGGCGGCCGTCGGCCTCGCGGGAGCCGGACCGTTCGCGCGGGCCATCGGCGGCGGTGCGGACGGACGCGACCGGGCGGAGCCGGGCGAGCGCGACCCCCTCGTCGAGCGCCTGCTCGATGCCGCCGCGGCGAACTCGTTCGACCTGGCGGGCGCGGAGCCGCTCGTCTCCGAGTCGTTCTACGTCGTGGACAAGAACGCGGCCGACCCGCGGGTCGACCCCGACTCGTGGTCGCTGCGGGTCACCGGCGCCGTCGACGAGGAGGTCGAGGTCGACCTCGACGCGGTCGAATCGCGGCCCGCACAGCACCGGTTCGTCACGCTGCGGTGCGTCGGCGACACGGTGAACGGGCGGAAGACCGACACCGCGGTGTGGACCGGGATCCCCGTCGCCGACCTCCTCGAGGAGGCGGGCGTTCGACCCGACGGCTGCTGTGTCATGGTCCGCGCCGCGGACGACTACTACCAGGCGTTCCCGCTGGAGGCCCTCACGGACGGCCTGCTCGCGTACCGGATGAACGGGCGCCCGCTCCCGCGAGCGCACGGCGCGCCGGCTCGGGCGCTGATCCCGGGGCACTGGGGCGAGATCAACGTGAAGTGGATCACCGAGATCGAGATCCTCGAGGAGGAGGCGACCGGCTACTGGGAGGAGCGCGGCTGGCACGGCACCGGCCCCGTCTCGACGGTCGCGAAGCTCCACCACGTCGAGACCGCCGACGGCTCGGTGTCGGTCGGCGGCCACGCGTACGCCGGAACGAGGGGCGTCTCGGCCGTCGAGGTGTCGACCGACGGCGGCGACACCTGGAACGAGGCCGACCTCACGGATCGACTTCCCGGAGTAACTCCCGCGGACGCGGACCCAGAAGACCCAGACGCCGTCGGCGGCGAGGCGGCGGACGCCTGGCGCGGCTGGCGCTACGAGTACGAGGCCGACGGGGAACACGAGGTCGTCGTCCGCGCGGTCGAGGCCGACGGCACAGTCCAGCCCGCCGCCGAACGCGACCCGTTCCCCAGCGGCGCCTCCGGCTACGCGAGCCGGACGGTTCGCCCCTGAGCGGGTCCGGTCCCGGTCGAGCGTCCAGAGCCCGGTCTATCGATCGGAGCCGTTATTAACCGCAACCGGCGCGTTAGCAACATGGCCGACGTGACTACCGACGGGGCCGGGCGTTCCCGGCCGACTCGGACCCGGCTGATCGGCGCCGCGAGCACGGCGGCGCTGGTGGCCGCGACCGCGTACGCGCTCGCGACGGGACGGACGAAGCTGTTCGGGATCGCGTGGATCGCGTTCGCGGCGATGGCGCTGGCCGGTTGGCTCGGCGCCCGGACGAGCGACACCCACGCCGGAACGCTCGTGTGGGGGTACGGGCTCGCCGCCGGCGCGATGATCACCAGCGCGGCCGTCTTCCTCCTCCCGCAGGCGCTCGGTCAACACCCCGCATACGGCGGGTTCGGCGTCGCGATCGGGCTGC
This genomic stretch from Halobaculum roseum harbors:
- a CDS encoding HVO_2523 family zinc finger protein produces the protein MSEPEESTKRTRPCPYCGASMVHRHCEYVCPQHGVVFDCSDPFYG
- a CDS encoding molybdopterin-dependent oxidoreductase — protein: MTPPRVRRVAVATASGVAVAAGTFLVAGFSPRWVVVAIAQTVLLALPDAVLAAGIQGLGSTGQPLLVAGSAGLAVALFGGLALFALRLGRVADRDRAEIVFLVGALQALAAFLLAVNPAAAVVGGALGAAAVGLAGASATGTGEVSRARRGLLRSAGAAAAAVGLAGAGPFARAIGGGADGRDRAEPGERDPLVERLLDAAAANSFDLAGAEPLVSESFYVVDKNAADPRVDPDSWSLRVTGAVDEEVEVDLDAVESRPAQHRFVTLRCVGDTVNGRKTDTAVWTGIPVADLLEEAGVRPDGCCVMVRAADDYYQAFPLEALTDGLLAYRMNGRPLPRAHGAPARALIPGHWGEINVKWITEIEILEEEATGYWEERGWHGTGPVSTVAKLHHVETADGSVSVGGHAYAGTRGVSAVEVSTDGGDTWNEADLTDRLPGVTPADADPEDPDAVGGEAADAWRGWRYEYEADGEHEVVVRAVEADGTVQPAAERDPFPSGASGYASRTVRP